The Neofelis nebulosa isolate mNeoNeb1 chromosome 16, mNeoNeb1.pri, whole genome shotgun sequence genome includes a window with the following:
- the SMG8 gene encoding nonsense-mediated mRNA decay factor SMG8, with protein sequence MAGPVSLRELLMGASSWTGSESPEGSPTEGGGSVAGGPEPPWREDEICVVGIFGKTALRLNSEKFSLVNTVCDRQVFPLFRHQDPGDSGPGIRTEAGAVGEAGGAGDAGAGAGDSVRGGVAATEGNRTEPGSQDYSLLQAYYNQESKVLYLLLTSICDNSQLLRACRALQSGEAGGGLSLPHAEAHEFWKHQEKLQCLSLLYLFSVCHILLLVHPTCSFDITYDRVFRALDGLRQKVLPLLKTAIKDCPVGKDWKLNCRPCPPRLLFLFQLNGALKVEPPRSQDPTHPDKPKKHSPKRRLQHALEDQIYRIFRKSRVLTNQSINCLFTVPANQAFVYIVPGSQEEDPVGMLLDQLRSHCTVKDPESLLVPAPLSGPRRYQVMRQHSRQQLSFHIDSSSSSSSGQLVDFTLREFLWQHVELVLSKKGFDDSVGRNPQPSHFELPTYQKWISAASKLYEVAIDGKEEDLGSPTGELTSKILSSIKVLEGFLDIDTKFSENRCQKALPMAHSAYQSNLPHNYTMTVHKNQLAQALRVYSQHARGPAFHKYAMQLHEDCYKFWSNGHQLCEERSLTDQHCVHKFHSLPKSGEKPEADRNPPVLYHNSRARSTGACNCGRKQAPRDDPFDIKAANYDFYQLLEEKCCGKLDHINFPVFEPSTPDPAPAKNESSPAPPDADADKLKEKEPQTQGESTSLSLALSLGQSTDSLGTYPADPQAGGDNPEVHGQGEVKTEKRPNLVDRQASTVEYLPGMLHSNCPKGLLPKFSSWSLVKLGPAKSYNFHTGLDQQGFIPGTNYLMPWDIVIRTRAEDEGDLDTNSWPAPNKAIPGKRSAVVMGRGRRRDDIARAFVGFEYEDSRGRRFMCSGPDKVMKVMGSGPKESALKALNSDMPLYILSSSQGRGLKPHYAQLMRLFVVVPDAPLQIILMPQVQPGPPPCPVFYPEKQEITLPPDGLWVLRFPYAYVTERGPCFPPKENVQLMSYKVLRGVLKAVTQ encoded by the exons GATCTGCGTGGTAGGAATCTTCGGCAAGACGGCTCTGCGACTGAATTCCGAGAAGTTCTCACTTGTGAATACGGTTTGCGACCGACAGGTCTTTCCCCTCTTTCGCCACCAAGATCCTGGGGACTCAGGGCCTGGAATCAGGACCGAGGCTGGCGCCGTCGGGGAGGCTGGTGGAGCCGGAGAcgctggggctggggcgggggatTCAGTTCGGGGAGGTGTAGCGGCCACTGAAGGGAACCGAACCGAGCCAGGCTCCCAGGACTACAGCCTTCTGCAGGCCTATTACAATCAAGAAAGCAAAGTTCTTTATCTTCTTCTCACTTCCATCTGTGACAATTCCCAGCTTCTGCGGGCTTGTCGTGCCCTTCAGAGTGGGGAAGCTGGAGGTGGCCTCTCTTTACCTCATGCAGAAGCGCACGAGTTCTGGAAGCATCAAGAGAAGCTGCAGTGTCTCAGTCTCCTTTACCTTTTCTCCGTTTGTCACATCCTGCTTCTGGTCCATCCCACTTGTTCTTTTGACATCACGTATGATCGAGTATTCAGAGCCCTTGATGGACTGAGACAGAAGGTACTGCCCCTCCTCAAAACAGCCATTAAGGATTGTCCAGTTGGCAAAGACTGGAAACTAAACTGCCGACCTTGCCCTCCTAgactccttttcctctttcaacTCAATGGAGCCCTCAAAGTGGAACCCCCTCGGAGCCAAGACCCAACTCATCCAGACAAGCCCAAGAAACATTCTCCCAAAAGGAGACTGCAGCATGCCCTGGAGGACCAGATCTATAGAATCTTTAGGAAGAGTCGTGTCTTAACTAATCAGAGTATCAATTGCCTCTTTACTGTGCCTGCCAACCAAGCTTTTGTGTACATAGTTCCCGGAAGCCAAGAGGAGGACCCAGTAGGCATGTTGCTGGACCAACTTAGGAGTCATTGTACTGTGAAGGACCCAGAATCTTTGCTGGTGCCTGCACCCCTTTCTGGGCCCAGGCGATACCAGGTGATGAGGCAGCATAGCCGACAGCAGCTTTCTTTCCACATTGACAGCAGCAGTTCCAGTTCTTCAGGGCAGCTAGTGGATTTCACTCTTCGGGAGTTTCTATGGCAGCATGTGGAATTAGTCCTAAGCAAGAAAGGTTTTGATGACAGTGTGGGCAGGAACCCACAGCCTTCCCATTTTGAACTTCCCACTTATCAGAAGTGGATCTCAGCAGCTTCAAAACTGTATGAAGTAGCTATAGATGGGAAAGAGGAGGACCTGGGATCTCCCACTGGGGAGCTAACATCTAAGATTTTAAGCAGTATTAAAGTCTTGGAAGGGTTTTTGGATATTGACACCAAATTCTCAGAAAACCGGTGCCAAAAAGCTTTACCCATGGCCCATAGTGCCTATCAGTCAAACTTGCCTCATAACTACACAATGACTGTCCATAAGAATCAGCTTGCCCAGGCTCTTCGAGTATACAGTCAACATGCTAGGGGTCCAGCCTTTCACAAGTATGCCATGCAGTTACATGAGGACTGCTACAAGTTTTGGAGCAATGGCCATCAGCTGTGTGAGGAAAGGAGTTTAACTGATCAACACTGTGTACATAAGTTTCACTCATTACCTAAATCAG GAGAAAAACCAGAGGCTGATAGAAATCCTCCTGTGCTGTATCACAACAGCCGAGCTCGATCTACCGGTGCCTGTAACTGTGGAAGGAAACAAGCACCTCGAGATGATCCCTTTGATATCAAGGCAGCTAACTATGACTTTTATCAG CTTCTGGAAGAAAAATGTTGTGGAAAATTGGATCATATCAATTTCCCAGTATTTGAACCAAGTACTCCAGATCCTGCTCCTGCCAAAAATGAAtcttctcctgcccctccagATGCAGATGCtgataaacttaaagaaaaagaacctcAAACCcaaggagagagcacaagcctgAGTTTAGCTTTGAGTTTAGGCCAGTCCACAGATAGTTTAGGTACCTATCCAGCTGATCCACAAGCAGGAGGAGATAATCCAGAAGTTCATGGTCAAGGAGAAGTAAAAACTGAGAAGAGACCAAACTTGGTTGATAGACAGGCATCCACAGTTGAGTATCTCCCAGGCATGCTGCATTCAAATTGCCCTAAAGGTCTACTACCCAAATTCTCCAGCTGGTCATTGGTTAAATTAGGCCCTGCTAAGTCTTATAACTTTCATACAGGTTTAGACCAACAAGGCTTCATTCCAGGAACAAACTATCTTATGCCTTGGGACATTGTCATCAGGACTAGAGCTGAAGATGAAGGAGACTTAGACACAAATTCTTGGCCTGCTCCAAATAAAGCTATTCCTGGAAAGAGAAGTGCAGTAGTAATGGGAAGAGGAAGACGGAGAGATGACATAGCTCGAGCATTTGTGGGCTTTGAATATGAAGACTCTAGAGGTCGGAGGTTTATGTGTTCAGGACCTGACAAAGTAATGAAAGTAATGGGAAGTGGGCCAAAGGAGTCCGCTTTAAAAGCCCTGAATAGTGATATGCCCTTATATATTCTGTCATCATCTCAGGGTAGAGGGCTAAAACCACATTATGCTCAACTTATGAGGCTTTTTGTTGTAGTTCCTGATGCTCCTTTGCAGATAATACTAATGCCCCAG GTTCAACCAGGCCCACCACCATGTCCAGTATTCTACCCAGAAAAACAAGAAATCACTCTTCCACCAGATGGCCTCTGGGTTTTGAGATTTCCTTATGCATATGTGACTGAGAGAGGACCTTGTTTCCCTCCTAAGGAAAATGTGCAGTTAATGAGTTACAAGGTGCTCCGTGGAGTTCTTAAAGCAGTAACACAATAA